The genomic stretch TCGGGGGCTAAAACCAAGGAGCTGGACGCGCCTGAGTAAAGGCGCATGAGTAATAGGCTTAGGCCGTCCCAAAATTGCTACCTAAAAGGTCTGGGATAAGTTTTTGGGCGGCCACAATTCCAAATGAGGAGGAACAGTAGGCATGAACATCGTTGTATGCGTCAAACAGACCTTTGATACCGAGGCCAAGATTGCCTTAACCAGCGATGGCAAAATTGACAGCACTGGCGTCAATTTGATTATGAATCCTTATGATGAGTTCGCGGTGGAAGAAGCCCTGCGTATTAAGGAGAAAGTCGGAGGGGAAGTAACCTTAGTCAGCTTGGGCTCCAAGCAGACGGTTGATACTATTCGCCAGGGTCTAGCTATGGGGGCCGACAAAGCTGTCCTGATCAATGATCCAGCCATGGAAGGCGCCGATTCCCATGGTGTTGCCGCTGCCCTAGCTGCTGCCATCAAGCAGCTTAATCCTGATCTAATTCTCTGCGGGTGGGTTGCCATCGATGACGGCGCTTCCCAGGTAGCGGGCCGAGTGGCGGAAATTCTTGATCTGCCTTGGGTGAATGTGGTCACCAAGATCGAAATCGCTGATAACAAAGTGGTAGCCCACCGTGAAGCCGAGGGGCAGACCGAAGTCATCGAGGTTGCCCTTCCAGCGGTTATCACTGCCCAAAAGGGTCTGAATGAGCCTCGTTACCCATCCTTGAAAGGGATCATGCAGGCCAAGAAGAAGGAACTCAAGGAGCTTACTTTGGCCGATATCGGTTTAGATGCTGCTAGCGTTGGAGCCCAGGCTAGCCAGGTCAAGATTCTCAGCTACAGCCTGCCCGAAGCTCGGAAGGCGGGTAAGAAGTTGGAGGGCGATCCAGCGGATACGGCTAAGGAGCTAGTACGGCTATTGCGGGAGGAAGCCAAGGTTATCTAATTTCGGTGAATAGGATCCCGAAACTTTAATACGCTAATTGGCTGTAAAAAGATGGAGGAGGTCAATAGCCCATGGCAAAGGGGATTTGGGTCTTTGCAGAGCAAAAAGAGGGCGAGCTGCGCAAGGTGGCGCGCGAGCTCTTGTATAACTGCCGCAAGTTTGCGGATCAGATGGGTGAAGAAGTTGCGGCAGTAATTCTAGGGGAAGGAATTTCTGGGTTGGCCCAAGCGGTGGCCGATTATGGAGTGGACAAGGTATACGTCGCCGACGATTCCCGCCTTAAAGACTATACAACCGATGCTTATGTCGCCGTGTTAGCAGACTTGATCAAGGCCAACCAACCGGCAGCCATCTTCTTTGGCAATACCGGCATTGGCAAGGATCTCGCTCCTCGGTTGGCCGAAAGGGTCGGCAGCGGGCTGATGACCGACTGCACGGCGGTAGAAATTCAGGACGGCAACTTCGTATTTACCCGGCCCATCTATGCAGGAAAAGCGTTTACAAAAGTTACCTGCCCAGAGGCACGGCCGGTCATGGTAACTATGCGTCCTAACGTGCTGGGCGCCGGGGACCCAGCCGGATCAAAGAACCCTGAGACGGTCAAGGTTGATGTCCAGCTGGATAGCAGCTCGCTGCGCCAGTTGGTGAAAGAGGTCGTTAAGAAGGCCTCTGGCCGGGTGGAGCTCACCGAGGCCGATATTATTGTCTCCGGTGGACGGGGAATGAAGGGCCCGGAGAACTTTAAGATCTTGGAAGAGCTAGCAGATGTCTTAGGGGCAGCCGTGGGTGCGTCTCGCGCAGCGGTTGACGCCGGTTGGCGTCCCCACGATGACCAAGTGGGCCAAACTGGGAAGACGGTTTCTCCCACCCTCTATATTGCCTGCGGTATTTCTGGGGCTATACAGCACCTGGCCGGGATGGGATCGTCCAAATTCATTGTAGCCATCAATAAGGATCCCGAGGCAAATATCTTTAATGTGGCTGACTACGGGATCGTTGATGATTTGTTTAAAGTAGTTCCCTTGCTGACTGAGGAGTTCAAGAAAGCATTAGCAGAGTAATGAAGCTTGGCGGTTTGGGCGCAAGCGGGCGGAAGGTAGGTTCTACCTTTCCGCCCCGGCACCCAGTACTTTGATGTCGAGGGGGGATTCTCAAGATGCCAAGCATTCCTCACCGGGAGTTGTACTGGGAAATCCCCGGTCATCTATGGCTTTATGCCTTTATGGTGATTGCGGGGATAATTCTATTGTGGGGCTTGTATCAGCACTACCTCCGGTGGACAATTGGCAAACCAGAACCGGAGAAGCGTTATGATCAGCTGTGGGAAAGGATCAAAACCGTCATCGTTAATTCTTTCGGTCACAGCAAAATGCTAAGAGATCCTTATCCCGGAATCATGCATTTCCTAATCTTTTGGGGCTTTGCCTTCTTGTTCCTAGCCGCTTTTCTTGATGTCCTGGAAGCATGGTTTGGTTTGCCCA from Clostridia bacterium encodes the following:
- a CDS encoding electron transfer flavoprotein subunit beta/FixA family protein codes for the protein MNIVVCVKQTFDTEAKIALTSDGKIDSTGVNLIMNPYDEFAVEEALRIKEKVGGEVTLVSLGSKQTVDTIRQGLAMGADKAVLINDPAMEGADSHGVAAALAAAIKQLNPDLILCGWVAIDDGASQVAGRVAEILDLPWVNVVTKIEIADNKVVAHREAEGQTEVIEVALPAVITAQKGLNEPRYPSLKGIMQAKKKELKELTLADIGLDAASVGAQASQVKILSYSLPEARKAGKKLEGDPADTAKELVRLLREEAKVI
- a CDS encoding electron transfer flavoprotein subunit alpha/FixB family protein, which translates into the protein MAKGIWVFAEQKEGELRKVARELLYNCRKFADQMGEEVAAVILGEGISGLAQAVADYGVDKVYVADDSRLKDYTTDAYVAVLADLIKANQPAAIFFGNTGIGKDLAPRLAERVGSGLMTDCTAVEIQDGNFVFTRPIYAGKAFTKVTCPEARPVMVTMRPNVLGAGDPAGSKNPETVKVDVQLDSSSLRQLVKEVVKKASGRVELTEADIIVSGGRGMKGPENFKILEELADVLGAAVGASRAAVDAGWRPHDDQVGQTGKTVSPTLYIACGISGAIQHLAGMGSSKFIVAINKDPEANIFNVADYGIVDDLFKVVPLLTEEFKKALAE